Proteins encoded by one window of Primulina huaijiensis isolate GDHJ02 chromosome 1, ASM1229523v2, whole genome shotgun sequence:
- the LOC140980870 gene encoding uncharacterized protein, which produces MEQLTKKVGGMQLIISEFQELRPPKFFGNESGEKAAGWLKSINRLFNLLEYSQDIRLKLAIYQRKDRAQLWWEATEKAMKDSGEIITWDAFRAHFTQEYAPPSYYAAKEEEFNQLVQGNKSVVDYASQFSALLPYVPHVARNDQAKLSRFLHGLQRTVHTLVMTESPNTYIQAVEKAKKIEASLLREDPQPGPSSVSQGSGSSMSMPVDLPPYQLVQSYQQPKQQRYKAKRK; this is translated from the coding sequence ATGGAACAACTGACAAAGAAAGTTGGAGGAATGCAGTTAATAATTTCTGAGTTCCAAGAATTACGTCCTCCAAAATTCTTTGGCAACGAGAGCGGAGAGAAAGCAGCAGGCTGGCTGAAAAGTATAAATCGTCTATTTAATTTGTTGGAGTATTCCCAAGATATTAGATTGAAGCTTGCCATCTACCAACGTAAGGACCGAGCACAACTCTGGTGGGAAGCCACAGAGAAAGCAATGAAGGACTCTGGTGAAATTATTACTTGGGATGCTTTTCGTGCTCATTTTACCCAAGAATATGCCCCACCATCATATTATGCTGCTAAAGAAGAAGAGTTCAATCAGTTGGTGCAGGGCAATAAATCAGTGGTGGACTATGCTTCACAGTTTTCTGCTCTTTTGCCCTATGTTCCACATGTTGCTAGGAATGATCAGGCTAAACTATCACGTTTTCTGCACGGGTTGCAGCGGACTGTTCATACTTTGGTAATGACTGAATCGCCTAACACGTATATTCAAGCAGTGGAAAAGGCGAAGAAAATTGAAGCAAGTTTGCTCAGAGAAGACCCACAGCCAGGTCCATCATCTGTTTCTCAGGGATCTGGGAGTAGTATGTCAATGCCAGTGGATTTACCTCCATATCAGCTTGTACAGTCATACCAACAACCCAAACAGCAGAGGTACAAGgcaaaaagaaagtaa